A stretch of the Planktothricoides raciborskii GIHE-MW2 genome encodes the following:
- a CDS encoding bifunctional sterol desaturase/short chain dehydrogenase: MMNFWIVSASWGFGSVLFAELVRDLYHFVSHIFPPLYRLHVWHHRVFRPDLTPVSERIYRDAHWRNDVPEALVMLSFGLFLWVVAHFAAPEHQWFALVGCLYTLSFLASAIARGMGLEGADELTDLTHTPGPFLAPPSHWLVNRTYHWRHHFDNQNAYFCGTLTLVDRIMGTALSLKGKTIAVTGASGTLGRSLLFQLQKAGAKVIALTSSNQTLTLNINGEELPIKTISWQAGQESELAKVLEKVDILVINHGMNVHGERTPEAIAQCYEINAFSAWRLLELFLTTVKTNEDIARKEIWVNTSEAESNPAFSPLYELSKRTLGDLVTLRRLDSPCVIRKLILGPFKSNLNPIGIMSADWVAKQIVKQAIADTRNIIVTINPLTFITFPIKEFFVSTYFKLFTRKAAKVTTADETNPVKITP; the protein is encoded by the coding sequence ATGATGAATTTTTGGATCGTCAGCGCCAGTTGGGGTTTCGGTTCGGTTTTGTTCGCGGAACTGGTGCGAGACCTTTATCACTTTGTCAGCCATATTTTTCCCCCTCTGTATCGCTTGCACGTCTGGCATCATCGGGTTTTTCGTCCGGATCTGACGCCGGTTAGCGAGCGAATTTATCGCGACGCCCACTGGCGCAATGATGTGCCAGAAGCTTTGGTGATGCTGAGTTTTGGCCTATTTTTGTGGGTGGTGGCGCATTTTGCTGCCCCAGAACACCAATGGTTTGCCCTGGTGGGTTGTTTGTACACTTTGAGTTTTTTGGCAAGCGCGATCGCCCGGGGAATGGGGTTAGAAGGGGCCGATGAATTGACGGATTTAACCCATACTCCTGGGCCATTTCTTGCCCCACCGTCTCACTGGTTGGTCAATCGAACTTATCACTGGCGACATCATTTTGATAACCAAAATGCTTATTTTTGCGGTACTTTAACTTTGGTGGATCGAATCATGGGCACAGCACTTTCTTTGAAGGGGAAAACGATCGCCGTTACTGGGGCTTCTGGAACTTTGGGGCGATCGCTCTTATTTCAGTTACAAAAAGCGGGGGCAAAAGTCATCGCCCTGACTTCTAGCAATCAAACCCTGACTCTGAATATTAATGGGGAAGAATTGCCGATAAAAACGATTTCTTGGCAAGCGGGTCAAGAATCCGAGTTAGCCAAAGTATTAGAAAAAGTGGATATTTTGGTAATCAATCACGGCATGAATGTTCATGGGGAAAGAACCCCAGAAGCGATCGCGCAATGTTATGAAATTAACGCCTTTTCCGCTTGGCGACTCCTGGAACTATTTCTCACCACGGTGAAAACTAATGAAGATATTGCCCGCAAAGAAATTTGGGTGAATACTTCTGAAGCGGAATCAAATCCTGCGTTTAGTCCCTTATATGAACTCAGCAAACGCACCCTGGGGGACTTAGTAACCCTGCGGCGTTTAGACAGTCCTTGCGTGATTCGCAAACTAATTCTTGGCCCGTTTAAAAGTAACCTCAATCCTATTGGCATTATGTCAGCGGACTGGGTAGCCAAACAAATCGTGAAACAGGCGATCGCGGATACTCGGAATATCATTGTCACCATCAATCCTTTGACCTTTATCACCTTTCCCATCAAAGAATTTTTTGTCAGCACCTACTTTAAACTCTTCACCCGGAAAGCCGCCAAAGTGACAACTGCCGATGAAACTAACCCAGTCAAAATTACTCCGTAG
- a CDS encoding ArsB/NhaD family transporter: MNFIEMNLPAVISLATFLGVIGIIISEKIHLTVAALLGALILVFAHVMTLKEAMSYITQSYATLALFFGVMVLVRAFEPTKVFEYIATQMVMIAKGSGKVLLLAVIGITTPICAVLPNATTVMLLAPLIPPMAQEIGVDFVPLLILMVFVANSAGLLTLVGDPATFIVGSSINMSFNQYLVKLSFGGLLAVLSVLAIAPFLFRKIWQTKFEHLEDLPHPKINHPKVLMLGGVIVGIVLTFFVIGESLPIPIDPASVALLGASLALLLAHQTKIDTVHNILRDVDWSTLIFFMSTFVLIGGLEKTGVTSQLAKILAAVIGNNIALGSLILVFIVGILSSVIPNIPLVVAMVPLLKQYIVNIGMVGPEILDPNFSGNFPPEVLPLFYAMMFGATLGGNGTLVGASSNIVAAGISEQHGREISFHKFLRYGLPMMAVQLIISAIFIAGLLS; this comes from the coding sequence ATGAACTTTATAGAAATGAATTTACCAGCGGTGATATCCCTAGCCACGTTTCTTGGGGTCATTGGGATTATTATTTCAGAAAAAATCCATCTGACAGTGGCCGCTTTATTGGGAGCATTAATTTTGGTCTTTGCCCATGTAATGACCCTGAAAGAAGCGATGAGTTACATTACCCAAAGCTATGCAACTTTGGCGCTTTTTTTTGGGGTGATGGTCTTAGTTCGGGCGTTTGAACCAACGAAAGTATTTGAATATATCGCCACTCAAATGGTAATGATTGCCAAAGGCAGTGGCAAGGTTTTATTACTCGCAGTCATCGGCATTACCACCCCCATTTGTGCGGTTTTACCCAATGCCACAACGGTGATGTTGTTAGCGCCTTTAATTCCGCCAATGGCTCAGGAAATTGGGGTAGATTTTGTGCCATTACTCATATTAATGGTCTTTGTCGCAAATAGTGCCGGTTTATTGACATTGGTGGGCGACCCAGCGACATTTATTGTCGGCAGTTCGATTAATATGAGCTTTAATCAATATTTAGTTAAACTAAGTTTTGGCGGACTGCTGGCAGTTTTGTCCGTATTGGCGATCGCTCCTTTTCTATTTCGGAAAATCTGGCAGACAAAATTTGAACACTTAGAGGACTTACCCCATCCGAAAATTAATCATCCCAAGGTGTTAATGTTAGGCGGAGTGATCGTGGGGATCGTCTTAACTTTCTTTGTAATTGGAGAATCTTTACCCATTCCCATTGACCCCGCATCTGTTGCCCTCTTAGGCGCAAGTTTAGCCCTACTATTAGCCCATCAAACTAAAATTGACACAGTGCATAATATCCTCCGAGATGTAGACTGGAGTACCCTAATATTTTTCATGTCCACCTTTGTCTTAATTGGTGGATTAGAAAAAACCGGAGTCACCAGTCAACTGGCTAAAATTTTAGCGGCTGTGATCGGGAATAATATCGCTCTGGGGTCATTAATCTTAGTGTTTATAGTCGGGATATTATCTAGTGTGATTCCCAATATTCCTTTGGTAGTGGCAATGGTTCCCCTGCTGAAACAATATATCGTCAATATTGGCATGGTCGGGCCAGAAATTCTCGATCCCAACTTTTCCGGTAATTTTCCTCCCGAAGTTTTACCCTTATTTTATGCCATGATGTTTGGGGCAACTTTAGGGGGAAATGGCACTTTGGTGGGAGCTTCTTCTAATATTGTTGCTGCGGGTATTTCCGAACAACATGGTCGGGAGATTTCTTTTCATAAGTTTCTGCGCTACGGTTTGCCTATGATGGCAGTGCAGTTAATTATTTCCGCCATCTTTATTGCGGGGTTATTGTCATAG
- a CDS encoding LD-carboxypeptidase: MFKLSQGIYNRRQFFHFLGLSLLATKLPAAATDQSLPDTMPDNMPDHILKPPKLKVGDTVGLINPASPVDLEDVEYTEKALAKLGLKVKRGAHILDEYGYLAGKDRDRAADIQAMFADDSVKALLTLRGGWGCHRILPLLDYNLIRQNPKIIMGYSDITSLLLAIYARSGMVTFHGPVGTSEWNQFSLEYFQRILFNGGAVKMVNPVRISGEAIAPGKATGRIVGGNLSVLTSMVGSPYLPDWNQTILFVEEIGEDIYRIDRMLTQLKIAGILDQISGFIFAQCRNCTPGEDDDPSLTLPQVLSDIIKPLGIPAWYGSAIGHIPDKFTIPIGVPVEIDANNATIRMLESAVI; the protein is encoded by the coding sequence ATGTTTAAACTGTCTCAAGGAATTTATAATCGCCGTCAATTTTTTCATTTTTTGGGACTATCTTTGTTGGCAACTAAACTGCCTGCTGCTGCCACAGATCAGTCATTGCCTGATACTATGCCTGACAATATGCCTGACCATATCCTGAAACCGCCAAAACTAAAAGTCGGGGATACGGTTGGTTTAATTAATCCCGCGAGTCCGGTGGATTTAGAAGATGTTGAATATACGGAAAAAGCCTTAGCCAAGTTGGGATTAAAGGTGAAGCGTGGGGCGCATATTTTAGATGAATACGGTTATTTAGCCGGGAAAGACCGCGATCGCGCTGCGGATATTCAGGCTATGTTTGCGGATGATTCCGTCAAAGCCTTGTTAACCCTGCGGGGGGGTTGGGGTTGCCATCGAATTTTGCCCTTGTTGGACTATAATTTAATTCGCCAAAATCCCAAAATTATTATGGGATATAGCGATATTACTTCCTTATTATTGGCGATTTATGCCCGCAGTGGCATGGTGACTTTTCATGGGCCGGTGGGCACTTCTGAATGGAATCAGTTTTCTTTAGAATATTTCCAACGGATTCTATTTAATGGGGGGGCGGTGAAAATGGTCAATCCGGTGAGAATTTCTGGGGAGGCGATCGCCCCTGGAAAAGCCACCGGACGGATTGTGGGTGGTAACTTATCCGTCCTGACTTCAATGGTGGGTTCTCCTTATTTACCGGACTGGAATCAAACCATTTTATTTGTGGAAGAAATTGGCGAAGATATCTACCGCATCGACCGAATGTTAACTCAGCTAAAAATCGCGGGCATCCTCGATCAAATTTCTGGGTTTATTTTTGCTCAATGTCGCAACTGTACCCCTGGTGAAGACGACGATCCCTCCCTGACTTTACCCCAAGTTTTATCGGATATCATCAAACCGTTAGGAATTCCCGCTTGGTATGGGTCGGCGATCGGACATATTCCCGATAAATTTACCATTCCCATTGGTGTTCCCGTGGAAATTGATGCAAATAACGCCACCATCCGAATGTTAGAGTCCGCCGTGATATAA